From the genome of Halorussus caseinilyticus, one region includes:
- a CDS encoding DUF7503 family protein → MLDTLAQHPRLIGFLFTTGMVLAQTGNAAANQIGANPGP, encoded by the coding sequence ATGCTTGACACGCTCGCACAGCACCCACGACTAATCGGTTTCCTATTCACCACCGGAATGGTTCTGGCACAAACAGGAAACGCCGCGGCGAATCAAATCGGTGCAAATCCTGGTCCCTAA